The genomic region TGCTGCCGACCACGCCGTCCGGCCAGTGAGGGGCGCCGCGATCGCCCGACAGGATCGGTACCGGCGGTAGGCCGAGGCCGGACAGCGCCCGGTGCGCGCAGATCCGGGCGGTGGTGAACTCCCGGCGGCGCTTGTCCACGGCGCGGGCGAGCAGCGCGGCCTCCTCGGGGAACAGCACGGCGTTCGGGTCGTCCTCGAACGCCTCGACGGCGACGGCCGCGTCCGGCAGCAGGCTGGCCAGCATCGCGGTCAGCTCCGCGCCGTCGACGGCGACGCCGCCCGTTCCTGCGCCCCCGCGGCCGGGGCCGGAGCGGGCTCCGCCGGGTAGGGCAGGATCTGGCGGGGGCCGGCGAAGGGCCGGCCGTAGGCCTCCCACGCGACGCGTTCTCGCGGGTACCCCATCGAGACCTCCTCGAAGCGGACGCCGTCGTACCAGGTCGTGCGGGGAATGTGCAGGTGGCCGTAGACGACCGCCGCCGGGCGGAAACGCCGGTGCCAGTCGCCGGTGGCCGTCGTCCCGCACCACAGCGCGAACGTCGGGTAGCGCAGGATGTCGGTGGGTTCGCGGACGAGCGGCCAGTGGTTGACGAGCACGGTCGGCACGGCCGGGTCGAGGGCGGCCAGCCGCTCGGCGGTGTAGGCGACCCGGGCCCGGGACCAGGCGTCGATGGTGGGATGCGGATCGGGGTGCAGCAGCCACTCGTCGGTGCACACCACCCCGCTCTCCCGGGACAGGGCGAGGGCCTGCTCCTTCGTCGCGGTGCCCGCCGGGCGGAAGCTGTAGTCGTACAGGGCGAACAGGGGCGCGACGACCACCGGGCCGCCCTCGCCCGTCCACACCGGGAACGGATCCTCCGGCGTGACCACGCCGAGGCCGCGGGCGATCTCGACCAGGTGGCGGTACCGTTCGTCGCCGCGCAGCTGGAGCGGGTCGTGCTTCGGCGTCCACAGCTCATGGTTGCCGGGCACCCAGATCACCTTGGCGAAACGCTGGGTGAACAGCTGCCAGACCGCCTCGATCTCACCGGCGACCTCGGCCACGTCACCGGCCAGAATCAGCCAGTCCTCCGGCGAACCGGGCTCGATACCCTCGACAATCAGCCGGTTCTCCGAATAGCCGACATGAATATCACTGACGGCCATCAGCCGACCGGGCGGCGCAGGTGAATCCACGGGGGACACGTCGAAAAGCCTACCGGCGCAACGGGGCAGGTGTCCGGCCGACGGTCGAACCTCCGGTCGTCGCCCCCCCGACAACGCCGGCCCGACACCGCCCGCGGCACCCCCGGGCAGCGTGGATGTTCGTATCGGCCGGACATCGGGCATGCCGTCATGGATCATCGCCCCGGGCCGCCGGCCGGCCGCCGCGGGGACCGACCCGGAGTGGAGTGGATGATGGGTGACAGCTTCGGCACGGCGCTGCTCGTCGTCCTCGGTGTGCTGGTGGCCCTCGGC from Frankia alni ACN14a harbors:
- a CDS encoding metallophosphoesterase family protein codes for the protein MSPVDSPAPPGRLMAVSDIHVGYSENRLIVEGIEPGSPEDWLILAGDVAEVAGEIEAVWQLFTQRFAKVIWVPGNHELWTPKHDPLQLRGDERYRHLVEIARGLGVVTPEDPFPVWTGEGGPVVVAPLFALYDYSFRPAGTATKEQALALSRESGVVCTDEWLLHPDPHPTIDAWSRARVAYTAERLAALDPAVPTVLVNHWPLVREPTDILRYPTFALWCGTTATGDWHRRFRPAAVVYGHLHIPRTTWYDGVRFEEVSMGYPRERVAWEAYGRPFAGPRQILPYPAEPAPAPAAGAQERAASPSTARS